In Toxoplasma gondii ME49 chromosome VIII, whole genome shotgun sequence, a single genomic region encodes these proteins:
- the RPS13 gene encoding ribosomal protein RPS13 (encoded by transcript TGME49_270380) encodes MGRMYGPGKGMSASALPWRRKPPTWLKIKPSDVEEHIAKLAKKGQTPSQIGVTLRDSFGVPQVKSVTGNKILRILKLQGLAPELPEDLYYLIKKAVSVRKHLERNRKDKDAKFRLILVESRIHRLARYYKRTKQLPATWKYQSATASALVA; translated from the exons ATGGGGCGCATGTACGGTCCTGGAAAGGGCATGTCTGCCAGCGCTCTCCCCTGGCGCAGAAAGCCCCCGACATGGCTGAAAATCAAGCCGTCGGACGTCGAAGAGCACATTGCCAAGCTCGCAAAGAAGGGCCAGACCCCCTCCCAG ATCGGCGTCACACTGAGAGACTCCTTCGGAGTGCCGCAGGTTAAATCCGTCACTGGCAACAAGATCCTCCGTATCCTCAAGCTCCAAG gtctTGCCCCCGAGCTGCCTGAGGACTTGTACTACTTGATCAAGAAAGCCGTGAGCGTGCGAAAGCActtggagagaaacaggaaggacAAGGACGCCAAGTTCCGTCTGATTCTTGTTGAGTCTCGAATTCACCGTCTTGCTCGCTACTACAAGCGCACAAAGCAGCTGCCTGCGACGTGGAAGTACCAGTCTGCCACTGCGTCGGCTCTGGTTGCGTAA